TCAGTCTCAATCGCATACGAGAAAGTGAAATCAGAACAAGAGACTCTTGTTACTGCTGAAGTTTTTACCATTGTGACCACACCACTATGTACTTAGTCGTGTATTCCTCTTGCGCGCCCTACAAGTTAcatgtccatccatctgttttctatgcctttTAACcccattagggtcatgggggtgtgctggagcctatcccagctgcctttgggcgacaggcggggtacaccccggactggtcgccagccaatctagacaaacaaccattcacattcataccgatggacaaaatagagtcgccaattaacctaacatgctattggaatgtgggaggaaaccggagtacccggaaaaaaccacAAGTTAAATTGCCTAAAAAAGTCCTActgaatgtaatgtaaatatgttttacaTTTATCAGCCAAAGACAGAAGCCATAAGAATTAGTTTGATTGTATGGAGTGGAAAACACTGGGAGGCCATAGCTGGAGTTCTTACCTGATCCCATTTAAAATTTGACGGTGATACTGAATGATTTACACAGGTTTTTCTAAAGTTCGGATCAGGTGCTCCATATATGCACAATTCTGAGACACTTGGTCAAAGTCTCCATGGAAACTCGACTCGATgttttttgacatgtttttgaaACGTAAGTCATAACATTGATGCGCTGTTGACACTCTGGCTTGGCTTTGTACTTGAGTACATTTACTGACTCAgtgagtacgtttacatgcactaatcCCCATTACGCAACGTAACAGGACCATTTTTGTCCAAGATTGTGTTGGAGTTGGCATAATGTATGGCTCCAAAGGTGAGTTGCATTCAGTTTTATGTTTGTAACTGGTCTAATATTTGTGCTGTGTGATGCCTGCAGTTCTAATTGTATCCTGCAATGCTGTTTATCGGTCAATCCTCAGCTAAATAAGCTTTCCAGTGAAGTATAAAATAGGGCTTTGATGATACACTAATCTCACGATACAATATATATCATGATATTTGGCCAGTtgtatacatttacatttacatttacatttacatgagtgagtaatttatttcaaacaagcattaaaatgaaataggctgttcatcagctgatgaaaagtttgagaccatagctaaaaaaaaacctcaagtAGAAATAAAacgttcaaaaaaggactcagtaatgagtatctgtgccattcttgttcatcacctgaaaaatgtgttttggtatgcttgatgccagtgtttccaggaggccatccatccccaaatgctctcctttggatttagatgaggggaacatgcaggatgctACAAAAGAGTgggcttattcctctggaaggagTCCTTtttgaagtgcagcgttgtcctgtcattaccacacagatgagggccttcggtcatgaaggatgccccctgtaacatctccacatagccggctgtcgtttgacgcccctgcacaacctgaagctccattgtgcaattgaaggatcatgatggacccccctccgctgtgccgtgtggaaaacatctcaggtgggatctccttgtcatgccagtaactttggaagccatcaggaccgtcaagggagaataaaacttttttgcacatttcatttcccatgtttggtgctctcctgcaaattccaaatggccaATTaggtggcgttgaaggagacgaggcacTTGAAGACGTTTCTTGTTCTTGAAAGCCTTCTCTCAAATGGTgacggttattggactgcactcggcaccagtaacaacctccatttgggccgaggatggtcccgtgtcttgacggacagccaatgggatcctccagctcagggcgggtgacatttttttttgtggcctaccacttgactttttgttccataaccctcaggatgctAGAAGGCATTTGAAATGACtctcttactgtgtccaacctcggcagcaatggcgcgctgcgagaggccttgcttatgcagctcaacaatcctgctgcgttcaaagagacaaagctgttttgcctttgccataagagaacatgacagtgtgaatacctgaccaaaatcacattcaattcacattttgccaatattttgccttttaaaggctgtgctcttttGATCAgcctgatgaacagcctgtttcactttaatgcttctttgcaataaattgctttttttgtctcactcccatttcttctttttgcattgtgACACTCTCCTTAGAACCTCTGCAAGAGCCAACAGTGCAATGTCAAATAtaaattcttgacatttttcaactggtcttaacattttgatgaggaGCGTACAGAATATCGCAGGATGGATAAAATCGACCTACCCTAGCATACGTAATACGCCTTGGGACGCAAGTAGGGGGCGGTGTAAAACTGTTAAGGTTCTGGGTCCTCATTTGTCTAGAAGGCGTTGGCtgtcacaaagtctgccattgAAGTAGCGCTAGTTCCTATCTATGGGCacagtgaaatcaatgcgcccagagaagtatgtttaaatgttaattaatgtttaaaatcgtcaaaatatgacaaaatactgtgagtattacatgttatcatgaatgtacatgttgctgcatggtcacagcaccgatataaaaccataaaaaaaattgtgggaaGTTtcttagagggctttatagtctaaataggtgtgtcccattccatgaattgttagctccctcatgcagtttttttctctttagaatgcaaagaaaagacaaagaaatgTGAGTTCTTGTTTCACTTAAGGGTTGTGGAAGATAGgaaaaattccacaaaaaagtgcagtttttctttcagGAGTAAAGCATACGATTATAAACCTGCAGCAACTTGTTCCTCACGGTTACGTTCAGAACATAACCGATAGAAGACAATCATCCCAGTGGTCTAATAGCCTCGTGTCCCGAGAGTAACTTCATGACGCATCTCATGGTTGTGGTTTTCCAGGTCATACTATGGGGTGTCGACATGTGCTGGCGGTGACACTGACCACATCGGCAGTACTGCTGCTGCTCACCTCCCGTCTATGCGACGCTCACGGCCACTCGCACGACGACCATGGCCACACCCATGGCCACCATCACCATCACGGCCACACCCATGGAGAGCACCACGGCCACTCTCACGGCCCGGAGGTGAAGATGTACCACGGTGCCAGCAAGTGGAGCGCCGAGGCCAACCTGTCACCaggggaggaggcggaggaagACCACTGGCACGACCATGGGCATGCACACAACCACGACCATGGGCATGCACACGACCACGACCATGGGCATGCACACGACCACGACCATGGGCATGCACACGACCACGACCATGGGCATGCACACGACCACGACCATGGGCATGCACACGACCACGACCATGGGCATGCACACGACCACGACCATGGGCATGCACACGACCACGACCATGGGCATGCACACGACCACAACCATGGGCATGCACACGACCATGGTCATGACAATGTTGTTTATGAGGACAAGAGCGAAGATGGGAACAGGCCTGGATGGCTTAGGAGTGATGCAGAGAAGAGGACCATGACAGAACTGTGGATGCAGGTTAGAGTCCAAACAGTCATTCATCTTCCTTCACGTTCCTGTCCTGACTGGGCGACACTCTCCTTTCTCCCTCCCTCCCACCCTTCCCTCAGGCCGTGGGCGCCACGCTGCTAATCAGCGCCGCACCTTTCCTCATCCTCTTCCTAATCCCGGTTCAGTCCAACAGCGACCAGCACCAGAACCTGCTGAAGGTGCTGCTGAGCTTCGCGTCGGGCGGCCTGCTGGGCGACGCCTTCCTCCACCTCATACCGCATGCTCTCGGTAGGTCGTTGCTCATCAAGACCATCGATCAGATAACACCCTGCCTAGTGCCGAGCAACTCCCAACGTGAAGAAAAGCTCAAATCCCGCCTCTGTCTTGCAGAGCCACACTCCCACCACGGCGACCACGACGATCACGGAGACCCGCACGACCACGGCCACTCTCACGGTACGCGCATCTCGGACAAAGTGTCCAAAAGCTGCCTTCAGGTCAGTCAACTTTTCCCCGTCTGGCTCCACAGGCGCCGCCCACGATCACATGATGTCAGTCGGCCTGTGGGTTCTCGGCGGCATCATCGCCTTTCTGGTTGTGGAGAAGTTTGTGCGTTTGCTGAAGGGAGGACACTCGCATTCGCATTCACACGGCCACAGTAAGATAAAACACCTCCCAGTCATTAGCCTGGGTCTGTTGAGCTAATGCGGTTTTTGGGATCTTTTTCAGACAGCAAGGAAAAGGACAGTGACGGAGAGGAGGAGAAAGTAAAAGAAAGCAAAGGCAAAGCggcaccaaagaagaagaagagtgcAGGTGAAGAAAGAGCTTTTTGAAAAGTTGCTCTGACTCTCGCTCCGGCTCACGTGCTCGTGTTGGTGTTGCAGACATCAAGGTGTCGGGCTACCTCAACCTGGCAGCCGACTTCACTCACAACTTTACAGACGGCCTGGCCATCGGCGCGTCCTTCCTGGTGGGCCCAACGGTGGGCGCCATCACCACGATCACCATCCTGCTGCACGAGGTCCCGCACGAGATCGGAGACTTTGCCATTCTGGTCCAGTCTGGCTGCACCAAGAGAAAGGTGGGTGGCCGGAGAcccggttgttttttttgtttttttccgccATTGCAACTTCCTGTTgttaacttcctgtttcccatcAGGCCATGTGTCTGCAGCTGGTCACGGCCTTGGGAGCTCTGGCCGGCACCGCCTGCTCGCTGTTGGCGGAAGGCGTAGGCGCTGCCGCCACCGCCTGGATCCTGCCTTTCACCGCTGGCGGCTTTGTCTACATCGCCACGGTAACAGTGCTTCCGGAACTGCTGGCAGGTCGCTCCAGCTTCGGCCAGTCTGTGATGGAGATTTTTGCCCTGCTGTTCGGCGTGAGCATGATGGTTCTGATTGCCGAGTACGAGTGAGACATCACAAAAACTGGCAagattaaaacactttttaatttgttgtcTTTGGCGGCATCTCTTATTTGTGACGGTTTCTTTTTTCTAAGGGAAAAGCatcatgctcttttttttttttatgttaagcaCACAACCGGATGGACACGTCTTGACAGGACATTGAGCACGTCCATCCAACTGTTCCTCACTgtggtcacgggtaagctggagcctaccacAGCTGACGTTCATGTTGTCATGCAAATTGTTACGCATTTTATGCTTTTGTGTCTCAAGCAGAAGTGGACAGAATTCACGTTCGAGGTCAAAAGTATTGAAAGCGCCTCAGTTATTCTTGTACACGTGAAGTTTGGTTGTCCAACAATGCTTTGCAGAAAGCTTGTGCGGCAACGTCTGCGACTGTGACCAACAATAAAGGCTGATTCAAAGTTGTCCTGACGTTTTTGCTTGGTGCCAGACGCGCCATACGTATAATGAGGGCTCACGATGGAAATTGTTGTTACGGAGACGGCGTGTGCTTGTGAGCCATGCAGAAAGAAGTACAACCATGTTAAAATTACACCACTCTACGTTTTTACTACAGATacacaatcttttttttgataactttctgcttctcaagaccgatatcaCACCAGAGAGGTCACGTCTCTGTTTTAAAGCATTACGTTAGCATTCAGCCAAGGCCCCTCCCTCCAATGAGTCTTCTTTGGTTTGGCTCGTGACGTCGCCGGCCAGTGCGTTCCTGTACACCCCCTCCAGGGACTGCCTGGACCGCCCTCTGAACTTGAGCCCCACAAAGAAGTAGAGGAGCGGGTTGACGCAGCTGTTGAAGTAGGCCATGCCCTTCGCTGCGGGGAGCCAGAACTTCACCACATGACTGGAGCTGTCCACCATCCTGAGCAGCAGCAGGCCGTGGTACGGCGCCCAGCACAGGAAGAACGCGACGACCAGCAGGGCCACTATGTGCAGGGGGCGGGACTTCCCCGAGAGCCGGGTGCGACGGATGCCCACCCCGGCCAAGATGTAACAGCAGAGGATGACCAGGAAGGGCACCAGGAAGCCGCACAGGAAGCGGATGAAGTAGAGCACCATTCTGGTGTCTTTCTCCTGCACCTCCTCCACTGAGCACTTGCTCAGGTTCTTGGCATCCGGGTAGACCTGGCGGTAGAAGAAGTACGGTGCGCTGAAGAGGACGGCAGccgcccacacgcacacggccACCACCTTGGCGGCCCACACGGTGCGGTAGCGCCTGGTAAAGACCGGCCGCCAGACGCAGAGCGCTCGGTCCACGCTGATCACCGCCAGCAGGAAGACGGAGCAAAACATGTTAGCGTACTTGAAGAAGCCGTTGAACTTGCAGATGAAGACGCCGAAGGGCCAGTGGTCCAGGAAGAGCTTCTTCACCAGGGAAAAGATTCGGGTCAAGCAGAAGATATGGTCTGCGATGGCCAGATTGACCAACCACACGTTGAGGACGTTTGGctgaggagcaggaagaagaagcgttTAGGCCAGCTTACAGATGATGGTCACCTCAGTGTGACAGTGAGACGCGTTACAAAAAGACATCCACCTTGAGCTTGAAGCCTGCCACCCAGATCACGATGGAATTTCCCGGGATGCCCAGCAGGATGGTCAGCGTGTAGAGAACGACAGAGAGTGTGTCCATGTTGGCACCGCCAGCCTTCACCAGAGGGCCGCTCCAGGAGGAGTTGAGGAGCGCCAGAGACGTAGGATGCATCGTCACCTAAAGGAGGGATGAGAAGTCACAGTCATCGTCAGATGTTTATCTggatgcccacatggtgcagtaagTAGGCTACGTTGTGCGTCGTGTGTGTTTTGATGTGTTGTTtggccgcagtttgcccacccctgctgcaGAGTCACCGAGCACCACACACTGAATCACGGCGCCGTCCACCGCATCGTTCCCATGGACAAATGAAACATTAGCATTCCCAGTAAGTGTGGTGGCGTTGCACAATCCTTTTTTCATCATTATTTCTTACTTCCATATTCAGGGTAAATGGTCATTCTCGGCCTGGTGTGGTCATTCTTTGTCTTgcgcaagtgtgtgtgtgggagaaaGTGACACACACTTTTTGATTTATGTCTGGCACGCCATTAACCCATAAGACGCCATTTGAGAGGCATGACAGTGACACTTTAAATGTGCTAAAATGTGTTGTATACTGTGCAActttgtgcttgacttgaactTATAAGTCCTCAAGTGACGTATGGAAAACATTTTCAAGTGCTTGTCATGTCCACAGACGTAATTTGAGGGGCGGACCTGTCCCCTGGACTTTTTCAAAAGGCAGTGTTGGTCCCCCGTATGTGTTTATCATCCAAAACAATGACCGATCGTAAACGGAGCAATGTGTGAATTatcaataaagttttcatttttatagcaGTTCTCAATTAAGAACTGTTAAATTAGAAGacctgtttttattatttgactttttttcttgtttattgtttaaaattctattttacaatacaatacaatacagcacACTCGTGAGTCGCCTTGATGAGCTAATTCACCACACCAGCGGCTCATTAGAGGAGCTTCATAAGATGAGGGCAAACATCTCAccggtgccagattgttacctTCCGCTACACCTCGATGTGCGCCTTCCAGCATACTTGTTGCACTGTGTTTTTGGCTCTCTGGTCCTTTACGCCTATAGTTGTTGTAAGTACCTCAATCCCTGCTTGGCGTTCTCCAGCAGCGGCCCAGTTGTGTTCGGTACTTATCTGCTAGTTTAtggttagcagctcttttcgttcgCGCCTATGTTTTTTTACCTGCCTTGTTTCCGTGGTGAGCAGTGTTTTTGTCACTTATTCCCGTGACTAGGTGCGTAAGAATTTCAGTTcgactttgttttttgtgttgtacatttttgtatttttgttcatctttttgtattaaacttttgttacacggaACTACATCTCCGCATCTTGGATTCCATGACCACGGCCTACGGCCGGTCGTAACACTatgtttgttatcatcattagatttgtctaaacaaatgtaccaggcattaaaatggatcactcaactgaagaaacaagggtagtctcatcattttttccatgactgtatttcatATGATTTTTGTCCAGCTGTCTGTTGcaaatcaccccgctacctaAATAGACTTCAGGGTTTAAATACTTACTTACATTATTACATTGTGAATTtatgaaaattatgactttattgaaattattactgtatttaaatgaATAACGTACTTTaagtaattcattaattaaacgtcttatattctttatgccatgatatgaaatacgctacattttaaagtttaccagacacattaggtggaTGTGCACAAAGTAtgggtatcggatcggtatcgccgataccagcctgattCTACTCGGTATCAGACCGGAAACGAAATCAGTAGTATCGCACATCACGAGTGCGTTTGCTATCCTTCCAATCGCCAAATCACGATGTCGTCTATGGTCATGTGACTCCACTAGACCGACtatggcttccccaaaatggcggggtgtcaggtaagctagctcatttccagaagtgtttttttctgaaaaacatTTAGCAGTTCGAATGCTTTAACAGGGTgtgaaatattacaattcaacgGTTCTTACTGTTTTTCGTCAATTAATTCATATTAAATAAGTTAGGAAAATATCGCTCGTGAGCGTTGCTATGGAATGCCCGACGTGACGTATTTTCACGCgagcaaaaatgctaaaaaaagtATGTCACTCCATAAATGTcactattccatttattttgaatgaatgtattgtaatatctgtgacttgtgtgcctgggcctttaaggggcggggcttggAAAGTGGCGGTGCAtcgtcacgagcaggagagcgAGAGGTCGGTGTGCTGGAAGAGTGTTGAGAAAGTTGGAAGTGTTGTGGCCTACAGCTGCccttgtgtgaatgtgaacCTTTGCAAAGTTCTCCGCTgtgaataaagcgattgaagtgcatcggcgacgtgagtctctccttccccacaaccagGGGCATTACATTGGTGTCAGAAGTTTCGGTTTCAACTCCGCTGCACGACCGCTGTTGTGGGGGGAGCATGCCCAGTGAGTTCGGCGCTCGACCGAAGGTGAAGGAGGGAGCCGGCGAGTGTGTAATAAGCATGCATGAGACAAAGTTCGCGGAGCACGGACTCCATGACTCC
The DNA window shown above is from Dunckerocampus dactyliophorus isolate RoL2022-P2 chromosome 20, RoL_Ddac_1.1, whole genome shotgun sequence and carries:
- the LOC129172803 gene encoding C3a anaphylatoxin chemotactic receptor-like isoform X1, coding for MLEGAHRGVAEGNNLAPVTMHPTSLALLNSSWSGPLVKAGGANMDTLSVVLYTLTILLGIPGNSIVIWVAGFKLKPNVLNVWLVNLAIADHIFCLTRIFSLVKKLFLDHWPFGVFICKFNGFFKYANMFCSVFLLAVISVDRALCVWRPVFTRRYRTVWAAKVVAVCVWAAAVLFSAPYFFYRQVYPDAKNLSKCSVEEVQEKDTRMVLYFIRFLCGFLVPFLVILCCYILAGVGIRRTRLSGKSRPLHIVALLVVAFFLCWAPYHGLLLLRMVDSSSHVVKFWLPAAKGMAYFNSCVNPLLYFFVGLKFRGRSRQSLEGVYRNALAGDVTSQTKEDSLEGGALAEC
- the LOC129172803 gene encoding C3a anaphylatoxin chemotactic receptor-like isoform X2, which produces MHPTSLALLNSSWSGPLVKAGGANMDTLSVVLYTLTILLGIPGNSIVIWVAGFKLKPNVLNVWLVNLAIADHIFCLTRIFSLVKKLFLDHWPFGVFICKFNGFFKYANMFCSVFLLAVISVDRALCVWRPVFTRRYRTVWAAKVVAVCVWAAAVLFSAPYFFYRQVYPDAKNLSKCSVEEVQEKDTRMVLYFIRFLCGFLVPFLVILCCYILAGVGIRRTRLSGKSRPLHIVALLVVAFFLCWAPYHGLLLLRMVDSSSHVVKFWLPAAKGMAYFNSCVNPLLYFFVGLKFRGRSRQSLEGVYRNALAGDVTSQTKEDSLEGGALAEC
- the slc39a7 gene encoding zinc transporter Slc39a7 — translated: MGCRHVLAVTLTTSAVLLLLTSRLCDAHGHSHDDHGHTHGHHHHHGHTHGEHHGHSHGPEVKMYHGASKWSAEANLSPGEEAEEDHWHDHGHAHNHDHGHAHDHDHGHAHDHDHGHAHDHDHGHAHDHDHGHAHDHDHGHAHDHDHGHAHDHDHGHAHDHNHGHAHDHGHDNVVYEDKSEDGNRPGWLRSDAEKRTMTELWMQAVGATLLISAAPFLILFLIPVQSNSDQHQNLLKVLLSFASGGLLGDAFLHLIPHALEPHSHHGDHDDHGDPHDHGHSHGAAHDHMMSVGLWVLGGIIAFLVVEKFVRLLKGGHSHSHSHGHNSKEKDSDGEEEKVKESKGKAAPKKKKSADIKVSGYLNLAADFTHNFTDGLAIGASFLVGPTVGAITTITILLHEVPHEIGDFAILVQSGCTKRKAMCLQLVTALGALAGTACSLLAEGVGAAATAWILPFTAGGFVYIATVTVLPELLAGRSSFGQSVMEIFALLFGVSMMVLIAEYE